A genomic region of Erythrobacter sp. SCSIO 43205 contains the following coding sequences:
- a CDS encoding ETC complex I subunit, which produces MTAIIYQHPKSTMQSGKAKVDTWILEFEQSEKRRADPLMGWTGSGDTQAQVKLKFPSKEAAQEYAQRQGIVARVHATPRKSLKIQAYADNFK; this is translated from the coding sequence ATGACTGCGATTATTTATCAGCACCCAAAAAGCACCATGCAATCCGGCAAGGCCAAGGTGGATACTTGGATTCTCGAGTTCGAGCAAAGCGAGAAACGCCGCGCGGACCCGCTGATGGGCTGGACCGGAAGCGGCGATACGCAGGCTCAGGTGAAGCTTAAATTCCCTTCAAAAGAGGCCGCGCAGGAATACGCACAGCGTCAGGGGATCGTAGCGCGCGTTCACGCAACACCGCGCAAGAGTTTGAAGATCCAGGCTTACGCTGACAATTTCAAATAG
- a CDS encoding DNA polymerase III subunit gamma/tau encodes MSDSDPNLPENEEEEAPSAAELEAAGQNSMFGGDDMGGPARAPAPAPTPEPAAPTPAPAETNQPYRVLARKYRPQTFSELIGQEPMVRTLANAIERDRLAHAFLMTGVRGVGKTSTARLIAKALNCVGPDGNGGPTIDPCGVCEYCTAIAEGRHIDVIEMDAASHTGVDDVREIIEQVRYAAVSARYKIYIIDEVHMLSRNAFNALLKTLEEPPAHVKFLFATTEVEKLPVTVLSRTQRFDLRRIPAELLAEHFGKICALEGVEAEEEALRIIAAAAEGSVRDGLSILDQAIAHADMDASGGVSAERVRDMLGLADKGAQRRILGDLLHGDAKALLAGIDEQYALGVEPLALMRNLMDLVHRITVAQVSGGEADAPSEEERAALSEFAQKLGAGELHRLWQLLLKGHEEVRLAPDPLVALQMALLRVLHAAEMPDPGKLLKRIEEIAANGPSSAPAGPSQASAPAGEGGPASVASAPAQSLDWAELVERVDAGGHLRVAQIMRDRVRVIEISDGRLIFEQADDYPEDPVPDIRDCLFKLTGKRWQIERGSGGAQPSLREAEEAEAKATKDRIRAHPLVQATLEAFPEGELIDPEDNVARASNAGRNWN; translated from the coding sequence ATGAGTGATTCCGATCCAAACCTGCCTGAGAACGAGGAAGAAGAGGCCCCCAGTGCTGCCGAATTAGAGGCGGCGGGGCAGAACTCGATGTTTGGCGGGGACGATATGGGTGGGCCAGCTCGAGCTCCAGCGCCTGCGCCAACGCCTGAACCAGCAGCACCGACACCTGCTCCTGCCGAAACCAATCAACCCTACCGCGTCCTTGCGCGCAAATATCGGCCACAGACCTTCTCCGAACTGATCGGGCAAGAGCCGATGGTGCGCACGCTCGCCAATGCGATTGAGCGTGACCGGCTGGCGCACGCCTTCCTGATGACCGGGGTGAGGGGGGTCGGGAAAACCTCGACCGCGCGCCTGATTGCCAAGGCATTGAACTGTGTTGGCCCCGATGGAAATGGCGGTCCCACGATCGACCCTTGCGGCGTGTGCGAATATTGCACCGCGATTGCCGAAGGCCGCCATATCGATGTAATCGAGATGGACGCGGCGTCCCACACTGGCGTCGACGATGTGCGCGAGATTATCGAGCAAGTGCGCTATGCGGCCGTCTCGGCGCGCTACAAGATCTACATCATCGACGAAGTGCATATGCTTTCACGCAATGCGTTTAATGCGCTGCTGAAAACGCTTGAAGAGCCGCCTGCACACGTCAAATTCCTGTTCGCGACCACCGAGGTTGAGAAGCTGCCCGTTACGGTATTGAGCCGGACCCAGCGGTTTGACCTTCGCCGCATTCCTGCGGAGCTTTTGGCTGAGCACTTTGGCAAAATCTGCGCGCTCGAAGGGGTGGAGGCCGAAGAAGAGGCTTTGCGCATTATCGCTGCCGCTGCCGAAGGGTCGGTGCGCGATGGCCTTTCGATCCTCGATCAGGCGATTGCCCATGCTGATATGGACGCATCTGGCGGCGTGAGTGCCGAGCGCGTGCGAGATATGCTGGGGCTTGCCGACAAGGGGGCGCAGCGCCGGATTCTTGGCGATCTGCTTCACGGCGATGCCAAGGCCTTGCTCGCAGGTATTGACGAGCAATATGCGCTGGGGGTCGAGCCGCTCGCCTTGATGCGCAACCTTATGGATTTGGTTCACCGGATCACGGTTGCGCAAGTCTCCGGCGGCGAAGCCGATGCGCCCAGCGAAGAGGAGCGCGCGGCGCTAAGTGAATTTGCGCAGAAATTGGGCGCAGGCGAGTTGCATCGTTTGTGGCAATTGCTGCTTAAAGGTCACGAAGAAGTGCGCCTTGCGCCTGATCCGCTGGTGGCGCTGCAAATGGCGCTGCTGCGTGTGCTTCACGCCGCCGAAATGCCTGATCCTGGCAAGCTCCTTAAACGGATTGAGGAAATCGCAGCCAACGGTCCAAGCTCTGCACCCGCAGGACCAAGTCAGGCGAGTGCTCCGGCGGGGGAGGGGGGACCTGCCTCTGTTGCAAGCGCGCCAGCCCAATCGCTCGATTGGGCCGAACTCGTCGAGCGTGTCGATGCAGGCGGGCATCTGCGCGTGGCACAGATCATGCGTGATCGGGTTCGGGTGATTGAAATTTCGGACGGGCGGCTCATATTTGAGCAGGCTGACGATTACCCCGAAGACCCTGTTCCCGACATTCGCGATTGCCTGTTCAAACTGACCGGTAAACGCTGGCAGATTGAGCGGGGCAGTGGTGGTGCTCAACCATCCCTTCGCGAGGCGGAAGAAGCCGAGGCCAAAGCGACCAAGGATCGCATCCGCGCTCATCCGCTGGTACAAGCGACGCTCGAAGCTTTCCCGGAAGGCGAATTGATTGACCCCGAAGACAATGTGGCCCGCGCAAGCAACGCTGGCCGCAATTGGAACTAG
- a CDS encoding YbaB/EbfC family nucleoid-associated protein, which translates to MKSMEEMMQAAQKAAETIQKQMGDMQVKLDSIEVEGQAGGGLVKVRASAKGRILSVSIDESLMKPEEKNIVEDLVTAAFNDARDRADRVSEEQMKEMSSGMGLPPGFNLPGMG; encoded by the coding sequence ATGAAAAGCATGGAAGAAATGATGCAGGCAGCGCAAAAGGCTGCTGAAACAATTCAAAAGCAAATGGGCGATATGCAGGTCAAACTCGACTCGATTGAGGTTGAGGGACAAGCAGGCGGCGGGCTCGTCAAAGTGCGCGCGTCAGCCAAGGGCCGTATCCTGAGCGTCTCCATCGACGAGAGCCTGATGAAGCCGGAAGAAAAGAATATCGTCGAAGACCTCGTGACTGCCGCCTTTAACGATGCGCGCGACAGGGCCGACCGCGTGTCCGAAGAGCAGATGAAAGAGATGAGCAGCGGAATGGGCCTGCCGCCGGGTTTCAACCTTCCCGGCATGGGCTAA
- the lon gene encoding endopeptidase La, producing MTQSYPLLPLRDIVVFPGMVVPLFVGRDKSVAALEAAMEASKDIFLLAQLDPACDDPEGDDLYDVGVVAQVLQMLKLPDGTVRVLVEGAERAKLTALREEGDYVVSDVELIEPETVAGTEVTALMRQVSDQFGEYAKLNKKMGEDNAVDLSEIDDAGQLADTIAAAISAKVSDKQSILTEQSPLKRLELVMAFMEGELSVLQVERKIRGRVKRQMEKTQREYYLNEQLKAIQSELGGSDDGEGGDEIAELAKKIDETKLSKEAEAKAKAELKKLRGMQPMSAEATVVRNYLDVLLGLPWGKKSRIKKDIPKAQEILDADHYGLEKVKDRIIEYLAVQARTNKLKGPILCLVGPPGVGKTSLGKSIAKATGREFVRQSLGGVRDEAEIRGHRRTYIGSMPGKIVNNLKKAGTSNPLFLLDEIDKLGQDFRGDPASALLEVLDPEQNDKFQDHYLELDLNLSDIMFVTTANSLDLPQPLLDRMEIIRLEGYTEDEKVEIAKRHLIGKQVKDHGLKKGEFELTEEGLRDLIRYYTREAGVRTLEREIARLARKSLRKILEKEVTSVTITPENLGEFAGVRKFKHGMSEDEAQVGAVTGLAWTSVGGELLTIESVTTPGKGEIKTTGKLGDVMNESVAAAFSFVKSRAPQYGIKPSLFSRKNVHIHLPEGAVPKDGPSAGIGMVTSIVSTLTGAKVNPDVAMTGEVTLRGRVLAIGGLKEKLLAALRGGITKVLIPEENVKDLAEIPENVKEGLEIVPVAHVDEVLEHALIDKAGPIEWTEADDLALHSGSGAASGGTVPTAH from the coding sequence ATGACACAAAGCTACCCTCTCCTTCCGCTTCGCGACATTGTCGTCTTCCCCGGCATGGTCGTGCCCCTGTTCGTTGGCCGTGACAAATCCGTGGCCGCTCTTGAGGCGGCTATGGAAGCGTCCAAAGACATTTTCCTTCTCGCCCAGCTTGATCCCGCTTGCGATGATCCAGAAGGCGATGACCTTTATGATGTCGGCGTGGTGGCGCAGGTCTTGCAGATGCTCAAACTGCCCGATGGCACCGTGCGCGTGCTTGTCGAAGGGGCAGAGCGTGCCAAACTGACCGCGCTTCGTGAAGAGGGCGACTACGTCGTCTCAGACGTTGAACTGATTGAACCTGAAACCGTAGCCGGGACCGAAGTCACTGCCTTGATGCGTCAGGTGAGCGATCAGTTTGGCGAATATGCCAAACTCAACAAGAAAATGGGCGAGGACAACGCGGTTGATCTCTCCGAAATCGACGATGCAGGTCAGCTCGCCGACACCATCGCAGCGGCCATCAGCGCGAAGGTTTCGGACAAGCAATCCATCCTGACAGAGCAAAGCCCGTTGAAGCGCCTCGAACTCGTCATGGCATTCATGGAAGGCGAGCTTTCGGTGCTTCAGGTCGAGCGCAAGATCCGTGGCCGCGTGAAGCGCCAGATGGAGAAAACGCAGCGCGAATATTACCTCAACGAACAGTTGAAGGCGATCCAGTCGGAGCTTGGCGGTTCTGACGACGGCGAGGGCGGTGATGAAATCGCTGAGCTTGCCAAGAAGATCGACGAAACAAAGCTTTCCAAAGAGGCTGAGGCCAAGGCGAAAGCCGAACTCAAGAAACTGCGCGGGATGCAGCCGATGAGCGCTGAGGCGACCGTGGTGCGCAATTACCTCGACGTGTTGCTGGGCTTACCGTGGGGTAAGAAAAGCCGCATCAAGAAAGACATTCCAAAAGCGCAGGAAATCCTTGATGCCGATCACTATGGCCTTGAGAAGGTCAAGGATCGCATCATCGAATATCTCGCGGTTCAGGCGCGCACCAATAAATTGAAAGGTCCAATCCTGTGCCTCGTGGGCCCTCCCGGTGTGGGTAAGACCTCGCTCGGCAAGAGCATCGCCAAGGCGACGGGCCGCGAATTTGTGCGCCAGTCGCTTGGCGGGGTGCGCGATGAAGCGGAAATTCGCGGGCATAGGCGCACTTACATCGGCTCAATGCCGGGCAAGATCGTCAACAATCTCAAGAAAGCAGGGACCAGCAATCCGCTGTTCCTCCTCGATGAGATCGACAAGCTTGGCCAGGACTTCCGCGGCGATCCGGCTTCGGCTTTGCTCGAAGTTCTCGACCCTGAGCAAAACGACAAGTTCCAGGACCATTATCTTGAGCTTGACCTCAACCTGTCTGACATCATGTTCGTGACCACCGCGAACAGTCTCGACTTGCCTCAGCCGTTGCTCGACCGGATGGAGATCATCCGCCTTGAAGGCTACACCGAGGATGAAAAGGTCGAAATCGCCAAGCGTCACCTTATCGGCAAGCAGGTCAAGGATCACGGCCTCAAGAAAGGCGAGTTCGAGCTCACCGAAGAGGGGCTTCGCGACCTTATCCGCTATTACACCCGCGAAGCCGGCGTTCGCACGCTGGAGCGCGAAATTGCGCGGCTGGCTCGCAAGAGCTTGCGCAAAATCCTTGAAAAAGAAGTCACAAGCGTCACCATTACGCCCGAAAACCTCGGCGAGTTTGCTGGCGTGCGCAAATTCAAGCACGGCATGAGCGAAGACGAAGCGCAAGTCGGCGCGGTCACCGGCCTTGCATGGACCAGCGTTGGCGGCGAGCTTCTCACCATCGAAAGCGTGACGACGCCCGGCAAAGGCGAGATCAAAACCACCGGTAAGCTTGGCGATGTGATGAATGAAAGCGTTGCCGCCGCCTTCTCTTTTGTAAAATCTCGCGCGCCCCAGTACGGAATCAAGCCCTCACTTTTCAGTCGTAAGAACGTTCACATTCACCTGCCCGAAGGGGCGGTGCCAAAGGATGGGCCAAGCGCCGGGATCGGCATGGTGACGAGCATTGTGTCCACCCTCACAGGTGCCAAGGTAAACCCGGATGTCGCTATGACTGGTGAGGTCACTTTGCGGGGCCGAGTGCTGGCGATTGGCGGGCTTAAAGAGAAACTTCTGGCGGCCTTGAGGGGCGGGATCACCAAGGTTCTTATTCCTGAAGAGAATGTCAAAGACCTCGCGGAAATCCCTGAAAACGTGAAGGAAGGCCTTGAGATTGTGCCGGTTGCGCACGTCGATGAAGTGCTTGAACACGCGCTTATCGACAAGGCCGGACCTATCGAATGGACGGAAGCCGATGACCTCGCACTGCACAGCGGAAGTGGTGCTGCTTCGGGTGGCACTGTACCCACCGCGCATTGA
- a CDS encoding HU family DNA-binding protein produces MNKNDLISAVAETSGLSKSDAANAVEGVFEAIQKALADGDEVRLVGFGTFAVAKRKASMGRNPRTGEPMPIKASNQPKFKAGKGLKDAVN; encoded by the coding sequence ATGAATAAGAACGATCTGATAAGCGCGGTCGCTGAAACCAGCGGTCTTTCAAAAAGCGATGCCGCGAATGCAGTCGAGGGTGTGTTCGAAGCAATTCAAAAAGCGCTTGCAGATGGCGACGAAGTGCGTTTGGTCGGATTTGGCACCTTTGCGGTGGCAAAGCGCAAGGCTTCGATGGGCCGCAACCCACGCACTGGCGAACCGATGCCAATCAAGGCGTCGAACCAACCAAAGTTCAAAGCGGGCAAGGGTTTGAAAGACGCGGTGAACTAA
- the rlmB gene encoding 23S rRNA (guanosine(2251)-2'-O)-methyltransferase RlmB, with translation MAKGDRKKALRGRAGRMKGGRGSGKGTAGYVRLWGRHPVEAALKNPARQHRKLWATREGIESLDGELPHDFPVEYADVTDLARLVAKDAPHQGLVLECEPLADVFLDEVANGDPARPVVILDQVTDPHNVGAILRSAAAFGAACIVTQDRHAPPEGGVLAKSASGALETVPWVRVVNLARAMDELAEAGYWRIGMTGEAQATLAESLTTGPIAIVLGAEGEGMRHNIEQHCDTLAKLPISSDIESLNVSNAAAIALYAVATRTPQ, from the coding sequence ATGGCAAAAGGCGATCGCAAGAAGGCTTTACGAGGCCGTGCAGGCCGCATGAAAGGCGGGCGCGGCTCTGGCAAAGGGACCGCGGGCTATGTTCGCCTTTGGGGCCGTCACCCGGTTGAGGCTGCCCTCAAAAACCCTGCGCGCCAGCACCGCAAGCTGTGGGCAACACGCGAGGGGATCGAAAGCCTTGATGGCGAGCTTCCCCATGATTTTCCCGTCGAATACGCCGATGTGACCGATCTTGCACGGCTTGTTGCCAAGGATGCGCCTCATCAGGGGCTTGTGCTTGAGTGTGAACCTTTGGCCGATGTATTCCTCGACGAAGTGGCAAACGGCGACCCGGCGCGCCCGGTGGTTATTCTCGATCAAGTGACCGATCCGCACAACGTCGGCGCAATCCTCCGTTCCGCAGCCGCATTTGGCGCAGCCTGCATCGTCACACAGGATCGCCACGCCCCGCCCGAAGGCGGCGTACTGGCAAAATCGGCCAGCGGTGCGCTTGAGACGGTTCCCTGGGTGCGCGTCGTCAATCTTGCTCGCGCAATGGATGAGCTTGCCGAGGCTGGCTATTGGCGTATCGGCATGACCGGAGAGGCACAGGCGACGCTAGCCGAGAGCCTTACCACCGGCCCGATTGCCATCGTGCTTGGCGCCGAAGGCGAAGGCATGAGGCACAATATCGAGCAGCATTGCGACACCCTCGCCAAGCTGCCGATCTCATCCGATATTGAAAGTCTTAACGTTTCTAATGCAGCCGCTATTGCATTATACGCTGTAGCCACACGCACGCCGCAATAG
- a CDS encoding TonB-dependent receptor, with translation MKLKSVLFASAAFAAVSMPVAALAGDVRGTVADADNTVAVRAAQVRIVELDRSVTTERDGSFYFGGVPAGEYTLEVRYIGAAPQTQTVTVSQDGTATVNIALMREGSDNILVIGQIANQASALSRKRANDGVSDILTRDAIGQFPDQNVAESLRRLPGVNVLNDQGEGRFVSVRGLDPTLNATSINGVRLPSPESDIRAVALDVVSSDIIESIEVKKSLTPDMDADTIGASIEIETTSAFDRKDDLYVVSIGGSYNDYANELTPDLSADFSTRLSDNFGVSGGISFYNRQFETDNIEADDWEEDGLIYAEEIQYRDYDVERERISATLGFDYKAGDSTELYLKGIWSQFDDQEFRRRLTFDLGDAGVDGTGAAPVYNDDEAITVERDVKDRFERQRIRSIVFGGESDWGEWFADYSVSYAKSTEFENGSVDPTQFEREFEAEGLQVGFDYSDPRVPLYSVLADPTGDFFNAAAYELNDVELTVLSDSEDEEYAAQFDIGRRIYGDAGTLTLQAGFKGRWREKSFNGEIEFYENDNYTLADALGVGPTYRITDLAPLPGLTEATAFFRSNFNAFELQEIDSQFDSAVSDFAVEEDILAAYFMGRWESSDVTVIAGVRYEDTSNTLAGNDVLLVEEDGTLPSGAIATDDTVIVTPTVTQRDYDHWLPSINVRYEAADDLILRFAGYRSLVRPGPFQQAPRITVEEADDGEREGEFGNPGLLPTEAWNIDAAIEYYMPNNGAIFASLFYKSIDDFIVEQNFDNGGTFNGVTFDEATIFTNGDEGEIFGAEIGFAQALTGPLDGFVVQANYTFTDASGTITTVESDGPRDIDLPATSKHTANFSLGYDKGPFDIRLSGTYRDGYLDELSDEADLDRYVDNHFQLDLSAKYRVTDKIQLYYEWVNINDAKYFAFNRLGGQENLLQYEEYNWTMKFGARVTF, from the coding sequence ATGAAACTGAAGTCTGTACTTTTCGCAAGCGCTGCATTCGCGGCGGTATCGATGCCTGTAGCAGCTCTTGCCGGCGATGTTCGCGGTACGGTCGCTGATGCGGACAACACGGTCGCGGTTCGCGCTGCACAAGTGCGTATTGTCGAGCTTGACCGCTCAGTCACAACAGAGCGCGATGGCAGCTTCTATTTTGGAGGTGTTCCGGCTGGCGAATACACTCTGGAAGTGCGTTACATCGGCGCGGCGCCGCAGACGCAGACCGTCACCGTTTCACAAGACGGCACCGCCACAGTGAACATTGCTCTGATGCGCGAAGGCTCTGACAACATCCTTGTGATCGGGCAGATCGCAAACCAGGCTTCAGCCCTTTCTCGCAAGCGCGCTAACGATGGGGTGAGCGACATCCTGACCCGCGATGCGATCGGCCAGTTTCCTGACCAGAATGTTGCAGAATCGCTGCGCCGCCTTCCGGGTGTGAACGTCCTTAACGATCAGGGCGAGGGACGCTTTGTATCGGTTCGCGGACTTGACCCGACGCTTAATGCAACATCGATCAACGGTGTTCGTCTGCCGTCACCTGAAAGTGACATTCGCGCGGTTGCCCTTGATGTTGTGTCCTCTGACATTATCGAATCGATCGAAGTCAAAAAGTCGCTCACACCGGACATGGACGCTGACACTATCGGCGCATCCATCGAGATCGAGACGACCAGCGCGTTTGACCGGAAAGACGATCTCTATGTCGTCTCAATCGGTGGCAGCTACAACGACTACGCCAACGAACTCACCCCTGATCTAAGCGCGGATTTTTCGACTCGTTTGAGCGACAATTTCGGCGTGTCAGGCGGTATTTCTTTCTACAATCGCCAGTTTGAAACCGACAATATCGAAGCGGACGATTGGGAAGAGGATGGCCTTATTTACGCTGAAGAAATCCAATATCGCGATTATGATGTCGAGCGTGAACGCATCAGCGCGACACTCGGTTTTGATTACAAAGCAGGCGACAGCACCGAGCTTTACCTGAAAGGCATTTGGAGCCAGTTCGACGATCAGGAATTTCGTCGCCGCCTGACCTTTGACCTAGGCGATGCAGGTGTTGACGGGACAGGCGCTGCGCCTGTTTACAACGATGATGAGGCCATCACCGTTGAGCGCGATGTGAAAGACCGCTTTGAGCGTCAGCGCATCCGCTCTATCGTATTTGGCGGGGAAAGCGATTGGGGCGAATGGTTCGCTGACTATTCGGTGAGCTATGCCAAATCGACCGAATTTGAAAATGGCAGCGTCGATCCAACCCAATTCGAGCGCGAGTTTGAAGCTGAAGGTCTGCAAGTAGGCTTCGACTATTCCGATCCGCGCGTGCCGCTCTATTCGGTGCTTGCCGATCCGACTGGCGATTTCTTCAATGCTGCGGCTTACGAGTTGAACGACGTGGAACTGACCGTTCTTTCTGACAGCGAAGACGAAGAATACGCAGCACAATTCGACATTGGCCGCAGGATTTATGGCGATGCGGGCACTCTGACGCTTCAGGCCGGTTTTAAAGGACGCTGGCGTGAGAAAAGCTTCAATGGTGAGATCGAGTTCTACGAAAACGACAACTACACCCTTGCTGATGCTTTGGGCGTAGGTCCGACCTATCGCATCACCGATCTTGCCCCGCTTCCCGGTCTGACCGAGGCGACCGCTTTCTTCCGGTCGAACTTCAACGCGTTCGAGCTTCAGGAAATCGACAGCCAGTTTGATTCAGCCGTCTCCGACTTTGCCGTCGAAGAAGACATCCTTGCCGCCTATTTCATGGGGCGCTGGGAAAGCAGCGATGTGACTGTGATTGCGGGTGTGCGTTATGAAGACACCTCCAACACATTGGCGGGCAATGACGTTTTGCTGGTGGAAGAGGATGGCACCCTGCCGAGCGGCGCAATTGCCACCGATGACACGGTGATCGTCACGCCAACTGTGACGCAGCGCGACTACGATCACTGGCTGCCGAGCATCAACGTGCGCTATGAAGCGGCGGACGATCTGATCCTGCGCTTTGCCGGTTATCGCAGCCTCGTGCGTCCCGGTCCGTTCCAACAGGCGCCGCGTATCACTGTTGAGGAAGCCGATGATGGTGAGCGCGAAGGCGAGTTCGGCAACCCCGGTCTTTTGCCCACAGAGGCGTGGAACATTGATGCGGCGATCGAATATTATATGCCCAACAATGGCGCGATTTTCGCCTCGCTTTTCTACAAGAGCATTGATGATTTCATTGTTGAGCAAAACTTCGACAATGGCGGGACCTTCAACGGTGTCACCTTTGATGAAGCGACGATCTTCACCAATGGCGATGAAGGCGAGATTTTTGGCGCTGAGATTGGCTTTGCGCAAGCTTTGACCGGCCCGCTTGATGGGTTCGTTGTCCAAGCGAACTACACCTTCACTGATGCCAGCGGCACAATCACAACGGTCGAAAGCGACGGCCCGCGCGATATTGATCTGCCCGCAACGTCAAAGCACACTGCGAACTTCTCGCTCGGCTATGACAAAGGGCCATTCGATATTCGCCTGTCAGGCACGTATCGCGATGGCTATCTCGATGAGCTGTCAGACGAGGCTGATCTTGACCGTTATGTTGACAACCACTTCCAACTGGATCTCAGCGCAAAATACCGCGTTACCGACAAAATCCAGCTCTATTACGAGTGGGTGAACATCAACGATGCCAAATACTTCGCGTTTAACCGGTTGGGCGGTCAGGAGAATCTTCTGCAATATGAAGAGTATAATTGGACCATGAAGTTTGGCGCGCGGGTGACGTTCTGA
- a CDS encoding phytase, translated as MDHEVWRAGDVLMTSNFKLLSATALGMVAACATVPIYGDPAVSVSATAQTEPVGTANEDAADDPAIWRNKSDPAASLIVATDKKAGLYVYDLEGNVRSFLRAGLLNNVDLITLDDGMVLVAASDRGDPVNAKILLASLDTTTGTLSEITRVDAGQGEAYGFCMGETLEDGSVTMYSPIKDGRIALNIVKRDADGWSSETNTFASVPTQPEGCVFDPRTRSLYVGEEVAGIWRFDVDTGEGDLVAAVDNKTLVADVEGLALAPEGKDGGYLVASSQGDNAYAVYALPDMKAVGRFRIGESAVGSAEETDGIELALGDFGPAYPNGLFVAQDGDNRPEAQNFKMVSWQSILEAVKRGE; from the coding sequence TTGGACCATGAAGTTTGGCGCGCGGGTGACGTTCTGATGACCTCCAATTTCAAGCTTCTTTCCGCAACAGCCCTGGGAATGGTTGCCGCTTGTGCAACCGTTCCAATCTACGGTGATCCTGCAGTTTCGGTCAGCGCCACCGCGCAGACCGAGCCTGTCGGCACTGCGAATGAGGATGCAGCCGATGACCCGGCGATCTGGCGCAATAAGAGCGATCCAGCGGCCAGCCTGATCGTTGCGACCGACAAGAAGGCAGGACTTTACGTCTATGACCTTGAAGGCAATGTGCGCAGCTTCCTGCGCGCAGGGCTCCTCAACAATGTCGATCTCATCACTCTTGACGATGGCATGGTTCTGGTCGCGGCAAGTGACCGGGGCGATCCCGTCAACGCCAAGATTTTGCTCGCATCGCTTGATACGACCACTGGCACCTTGAGCGAAATCACGCGGGTCGATGCAGGGCAAGGCGAGGCATACGGTTTTTGCATGGGGGAAACCCTCGAAGATGGCTCTGTCACTATGTACAGCCCGATCAAGGACGGGCGCATCGCGCTTAACATTGTAAAGCGCGATGCTGATGGTTGGTCGAGCGAAACGAACACCTTTGCAAGCGTCCCAACCCAGCCCGAAGGATGCGTGTTCGACCCACGCACACGCTCGCTTTACGTGGGTGAGGAAGTGGCTGGCATTTGGCGGTTTGACGTCGATACAGGCGAGGGCGACCTTGTGGCGGCAGTCGATAACAAAACACTTGTCGCCGATGTTGAAGGGCTTGCCCTTGCACCTGAAGGCAAAGATGGCGGCTATCTGGTCGCATCAAGCCAAGGCGACAATGCTTACGCGGTTTACGCCCTGCCGGACATGAAGGCGGTCGGCCGTTTCCGCATTGGTGAAAGCGCGGTGGGATCAGCTGAAGAAACGGACGGAATTGAACTGGCGCTGGGTGATTTTGGCCCAGCCTATCCAAACGGCCTGTTCGTGGCGCAAGACGGCGATAATCGCCCCGAAGCGCAAAACTTCAAGATGGTATCCTGGCAGTCCATTCTCGAAGCTGTGAAGCGGGGCGAGTAA